GACGCCGTCGCCCATCAAATTTACCGGCTGCTGAACAACACCTTTATTACACCCTTTGACCGTGAGGACATTCAGATGCTGGCCAACCGTATGGACGATGTGATCGATTTGGTTGAAAAAGCCAGCGCACGCATGGAGATCTATGATCTGCCCGCTCCACCGGATAACATCGGTGCAATGCTCGCAATTCTCCAAAAAGCGTTCGACAGGCTCTCCTTGGCCGTGGGCATGCTCAGGGACTGGAAACACCGGCAGTTGGTCTTACAAATCTGCGTGGAGGTCAACAGCCTGGAAAACCAGGGCGACACCCTGCTGCGGGCGTCCCTGGAACGCCTGTTCAAGGAATCCTCGGATCCGTTTTATGTCATCAAGGCCAAGGAAATTTACGAAAGCCTTGAAGACGCCATTGACCGCTGCGAGGATCTGGCCAACATCATTGAGACGATTATCATCAAGAATGCGTAAAGAAGGCGCCGATGGACCCGACGATTCTGGCCGTTATCATTATTATCCTGGCCCTGCTGTTTGATTTTCTCAACGGCATGAACGATGCCGCCAATTCTATTGCCACCATCGT
This region of Candidatus Desulfatibia profunda genomic DNA includes:
- a CDS encoding DUF47 domain-containing protein is translated as MFKKFLPREQRFFDLFEQQAAVIVRGLELFEMLIKEYSRRRELTKQIKDTENEADAVAHQIYRLLNNTFITPFDREDIQMLANRMDDVIDLVEKASARMEIYDLPAPPDNIGAMLAILQKAFDRLSLAVGMLRDWKHRQLVLQICVEVNSLENQGDTLLRASLERLFKESSDPFYVIKAKEIYESLEDAIDRCEDLANIIETIIIKNA